One region of Enterobacter ludwigii genomic DNA includes:
- the glpT gene encoding glycerol-3-phosphate transporter, which yields MLSIFKPAPHRARLPEAEIDPLYRRLRWQIFLGIFFGYAAYYLVRKNFALAMPYLVEQGFSRGDLGFALSGISIAYGFSKFIMGSVSDRSNPRVFLPAGLILAAAVMLFMGFVPWATSSIAIMFVLLFLCGWFQGMGWPPCGRTMVHWWSQKERGGIVSVWNCAHNVGGGIPPLLFLLGMAWFNDWHAALYMPAFGAIVVAIIAFALMRDTPQSCGLPPIEEYKNDYPDDYSKEHEEELTAKQIFMKYVLPNKLLWYIAVANVFVYLLRYGILDWSPTYLKEVKHFALDKSSWAYFLYEYAGIPGTLLCGWMSDKVFKGNRGATGVFFMTLVTIATVVYWLNPPGNPGVDMACMIVIGFLIYGPVMLIGLHALELAPKKAAGTAAGFTGLFGYLGGSVAASAIVGYTVDFFGWDGGFMVMIGGSVLAVLLLVVVMIGEKRHHAEVLARRQ from the coding sequence ATGCTCAGTATCTTCAAACCCGCGCCGCATCGTGCGCGTCTGCCTGAGGCAGAAATTGATCCGCTATACCGTCGTCTGCGTTGGCAAATTTTCCTGGGGATTTTCTTCGGGTACGCGGCGTACTACCTGGTGCGTAAAAACTTCGCCCTCGCCATGCCGTATCTGGTGGAGCAGGGCTTTTCGCGGGGGGATTTAGGGTTCGCGCTGTCGGGAATTTCGATTGCCTACGGTTTTTCCAAATTCATCATGGGTTCCGTGTCGGATCGCTCGAACCCGCGTGTGTTTCTGCCAGCCGGTCTGATCCTGGCGGCAGCGGTGATGTTGTTTATGGGCTTTGTGCCGTGGGCAACCTCCAGTATTGCCATCATGTTCGTGCTGCTGTTCCTCTGCGGCTGGTTCCAGGGAATGGGATGGCCACCATGCGGACGCACCATGGTGCACTGGTGGTCGCAGAAGGAACGTGGCGGCATCGTGTCGGTATGGAACTGTGCGCATAACGTGGGAGGCGGTATTCCACCGCTGCTGTTCCTGTTGGGGATGGCCTGGTTCAACGACTGGCACGCGGCGCTCTATATGCCTGCTTTTGGTGCTATCGTCGTGGCGATTATCGCTTTCGCGCTGATGCGCGACACGCCTCAGTCCTGCGGTTTGCCTCCGATCGAAGAGTACAAAAACGACTATCCGGATGATTACAGCAAGGAGCACGAAGAAGAGCTGACTGCAAAACAGATCTTCATGAAGTACGTCCTGCCGAACAAGCTGCTGTGGTACATCGCGGTGGCGAACGTGTTCGTTTACCTGCTGCGCTACGGCATCCTCGACTGGTCGCCAACCTACCTGAAAGAGGTGAAGCACTTCGCGCTGGATAAATCCTCCTGGGCCTACTTCCTGTACGAATATGCCGGGATCCCAGGCACGCTGCTTTGTGGCTGGATGTCGGACAAAGTGTTTAAAGGTAACCGCGGTGCGACAGGCGTGTTCTTTATGACCCTGGTGACCATCGCTACCGTGGTGTACTGGCTCAACCCGCCGGGCAACCCGGGTGTGGACATGGCCTGCATGATCGTCATCGGCTTCCTGATTTACGGCCCGGTGATGCTGATCGGTCTGCATGCGCTGGAGCTAGCGCCGAAAAAAGCGGCGGGCACGGCGGCAGGCTTTACCGGCCTGTTTGGCTACCTCGGCGGGTCGGTCGCGGCAAGCGCCATTGTGGGCTATACCGTTGACTTCTTCGGCTGGGACGGCGGCTTTATGGTGATGATTGGCGGTAGCGTGCTGGCGGTACTGCTGCTGGTTGTTGTGATGATCGGCGAAAAACGTCACCACGCTGAAGTGCTGGCGCGTCGTCAATAA